Sequence from the Montipora foliosa isolate CH-2021 chromosome 12, ASM3666993v2, whole genome shotgun sequence genome:
TTAAGATGAGTTTTTCTACTTGCACAACAGGACACTCCTGTTCCTGGGACCTACGACCTGAAAGACTTTGTGGAAGATTTACATACAAACCCCATAAGAATAACATATGGCTTTAAGAATGCAGGAAGGAAGAGAGATGCTGATCCATCGAGGAAAGGATCATATTTAATGCCAGGCCTATACAAACACTCCACATGTGTGGATCAGCTGGAAAAACAAGAAGTATCATACAATTTCAAGGCCTGTGATAGATATCATACTCCAACTGCTCTTGTAGGATATATTGACAAGGTATATAGTACATAATTGTTGGTCATGCAGCAGAGCTATCCTTGACCTACCTGTATAGTTTCACTGAAAAATATGGGTCTTTGTTACTGTATTGGCACTTAAAGCATGGTAAAAGAGAGTGACATTGTTCCCCCTCTTCTCCAGTAATAtgcccccattttttttttcgagaaacTTATCTATGCTATGGTCTTTGAGATGTTCATTGGTAAATCCAGTATAACTTGCTTGAATTGTAGTCATCCATTTGCAAATTATGTCATTGTACCAGAAATGAAAGAGTCTGTCTCAAAGATATGTCAATCCTATCATTAGagaatttcttttttgattaaattcctcttaacccattgacacctcaagtGCCCTTGGGcacccccagttgatgagtaaagtCATCTTGTGTGCTATCGAGGTCATTATATATAATaatggtggacaaaacactgacctcCAGTCTATGGACTACCCCGATGGACTACAGTACCCTAAAATGGACTAACTCCATTCTCGTCAGGTGCCACAGCCTCGGATCAACCCAAGGCTCTAGGAAACTCTgagtaggagaacatgcgccgtagggttcttaaaGCCAAAAATTGTCTATTTGAACCTTatggcgcctgctcactcctcgtgctaacatgaatgcaccaattagagatgCTGTTCATTATTCTTCTTGAAAACCAATGGGAAGACACTTTTCAgtgttccccagagctcttctctccctcagtcaagagaagagctctggagtcGAGATTGGGACTAGTTCATAAAAATACCATTTCGAATGAGTAATACATGTAtgaaagaactgaattgattataaataatttatacTTACATCGCAAGTACAGGTACCTACATGTGTACTGTAGTTAATTCTCATCCATACAGCCACATTCAACTAAATCCAGGAATTGCACtggtttcacttcacttacatgaagGTACCCAATAGGGTTCTTCGATCCCATCATCCCAACCAGAATTTTCTCTTAATCTCGAAATCCCAAACGTTTTTATCGGCCAATCCTGGTCCCGGTCATGATGTCACAAGTTGTGAAGTCCAAACCTTGTTGTCAATTACAACTACAGTTGACTTAGAATATGCCttgttagtaaaatccaactagtggtctattatcaatgctgcgttctgattgggtgagctactagtaggctatttgtcatagcccactagtagcgaaaagcaccggctttgaaaaccaaaacaacaattaaagtctagctttaactagcgaaagatgttttgtctcaacatttttttgaccaactagttggattttactaaaacaattattcctctcgccctcatggcctctgagtcaatagcccgtGAGGCCgaggcctcatgggctattgactcagagcccattcgggctcgaggaataattgttaattagtctTTTCCACTAACCGTCATGATCAGATTGAtcctacatgtaaatgtaattgTAGTATTCGCAATCACAGTTTTGAAACCCAAATTATGCACAATTTTCCATTATTAGTTAGTACCAGTAATTGAATCTGTTGCCAATGTATACTTTTCTTCCTAACATTCCCATTTAGCATGAAAACACTTCCCGTCTAGCTAAAAATGGCAAACGGCAAAAATCCTATTGGGGACCCTCTTACATGAAGTGATTTGGCCTTCgcaacaataatcgaaagctaacctttttaaaatgggtgcttacaaTACCGTTGATCATCGCCATTTAAAATGGGTTTGAGGCTTAATTAAGTAACCACTTTTTGAGACATAAAGACCAACACTACCGGTACTCAtccgaaatagtatttttagggtagtccatttgggtaatTCActggggtagtccatggactgggggtcagtgtctTGTCCACCACCATGTTTCTTTGAATTTAAATCCAAAAAtacaaattacatgtatgctTATAAAAGGCcagaatattaatttttactgGAAAGGCAAAAAAAGCCCTCATCACCAATAATCAAAAAGaagttaatttcttttttaatttcatccaTTTGCACTGCATTATTCAACAGTGTGCACCATTATGAACCAATTCAAGCTGGCCCATGCACCCTACTCAGTatttaaatatacatgtaccactGTGACAGAAAGGaagtaacgaaaaaaaaaacaagcaaagcCATAACCCCCTCAGTTATGAATGCAACTTTTAGCAATTACCTCACCATGCCAGTGCGAcattctaaccaactgagccatgaaacTACCAATGCTGGGTGGCTCTGAGCCAATCATTCATGAGTCCAAAACTCCAAAGGTTCCCGggatgaatgaatcaacaaacaaaatgatatgtgaaatgaatcataccTCGAACCacgaatatgaaatcaagtgaagccatgaCCCTGCAGTTACAACCTAGTTTGtttcacttttctttgttttctacccccaattttattgCAGGAATTCACAAACAGTCAAATAAGCCCCACCACATATTACTCTGGATATGAATATGTTCCAAAACTACCATCCAAGTAAGTGTTCTTAATTAATTACATTTGCCAATAATCACTTTAATCAGGGGGTTAACCAGATAATTTTTTAATGGTCAGTATACCTTAAGAAAATTGATTTTTGAAGAGAATGATGATGACATTCAAGGACGTAACTTACTGTAAGGCAAGCAGATTTAAGGATTTTTTCCTCAGGATTTCTAGTTTGTTACTGATTTACGACTGCTTTCTACACTGCGATCATTTTCTGCAAAACGTCGTCTCAATTTAAATGTCAACAATTCAAGAGTTGTTATGTTTCGTTTGTATGTTCTCTCAGGTGACAACTGGGTTGACTCTCTTATTCCATTCCTTCAGAACACAAGCAATTGCACCCATCTCCCCAATTTCCAACTCTATCATCTCTGCCCTAAGGAAATTATAATCTTCCTCTTCTTCCACCCTCCTTACTGAGCAATAGTAAGGAATCATAATATACAGTCTACAATGTTCAAACCTGCTATATATGATTTGTATGAAATTTCATGTATTGAAACAGAGAATTAGTTCCAAATTTTTGAGGAGACATTCGTTTACAATGTGAGATCTCGTTAAgtttgtacatttctttattCATCTGGTCCTTTTGCTTTTCTGAAACGTTTTTCCCGTCTCATTCTCTCTTTATCATTGATTTACTATCACCTGTATCATTTATCATTCTCTCTTTATTCATTTTTTCTAACTTACAAGGCATCCAGCCTTCAAGTCTCAAGAACACAGATTTCCTACCATCTACTTTAAACCTGTAAGCTGATCATGGATTGCATTTTATGCCTAATTTGTGATGCAGTGGTCTGtcttaaatgtacatgtagctgtagGGGggaaacaattattattgttctgtgTTTAGGATTAACCACACACCACAGTATACCTTACCAATAGCAGTTAAATTTCACTAAAAAGGGAGCATCGCCTGCTATGTGTCATGAACCAACTTTTAAGTTGGTTCATGACACATGGCAGCTTAAGAGCTgcaaacatacatgtagcaaATGGTGCTCTTAATAGAGAGTACGTGTACGTGAATGGTTTGTGCAGCAACTGCTCAAGAAAACCTGAACATGAAAAAGGCACTGTTGTCAAAAGGCTTGAAGTATCAAAAACAAACTACAAGTTTTAACAATTTTGTTGATCAAGACGTAAATCGAAGACAGACTTCCATGGAAAATGCAGCAAAAAGCTTTGTGTAACTTTATAGAATTTTGTTGGTGAAGAAGAGTATTTCTCTTTTATCCTGGCTTGTGACTGTGAAAGTAAGGTGTTAACTGATGATGTAATACATAAACATGGTACATATACAGAAATTGATTTCTAGGGTTTATCACTTTACAGTCTTTCTTTGTAATGGTACAAACTGTAGTAATTACTATTTACAAGGCTTGAATTACATTGGTCATGTGTCCCACCCTTGTCACTGGCAGTTTTGAAACCTTTTTTTGTCCTTAAACAGCACTTACTGCAACTAGAAGTGAATGTTTTCATCAattgatgataataattatgcCATTTTGTGTTCTTTTTGTTAAAGAGAGAAGGCCCTCCTCCTGGCCAATACAAGCTTTCAAAGGATCCTATTTTACCTAAAGGACCAAACGTCACATCACCATTCAAATCTAGAACTCCACGATTTGCTCAGCCTCATGTACTGGTAAGTAGTGTAAACCATCAGtacattttaaaacagtcaTTCATGTATGATCAAATCTCAGGTAGATTTGGCTCAGTTTTTGTTTGGAAATCCATGCAGTAATATTTTTCCTGAGACACTGAATTCAAGGAGATTAAGAGCTGGAGGTGAGGGAAACTGCTAGCATgtagttttgttgtttttcttgtgcaGAGATGTGGTTTAGATTGGAGCAATTACACATTTTCTGTTCTGAACCTGGGAGAGGTTGAAATGTGTAATTTTTGTTAGAACATGCGCTTACAAACTGAAAAACATCTATTGTACGTGTGGTCGGGGTTGTACAGGCAGCAGCCTCTGTAAGCCTCAAATCCAATCTTAGAACATCATCCACTGGTTTGGCACAATTTAATGACACGTATAGCTATGGGTAATGTTATACCAAAATTAACATGCATGTCTGACGTGATGCTTGAAGACAGCAAAACAGAACCTTTATTAAagttaatttaatatttttataacTGCCTATTCaagcttttttgttttccaacAGAAAACTCCAGGTCCTGGGACATATTGCAAAACATACCAGACGCCTATGCCAGATACCATAAAGAAAATGGCCAGAAATTATGGACTGTTCTTTACCTCTGGAAGTTATGGTGCATACTAGCATGTGAATATGTACAAAATAAATATGTGATAACTGGCACCCTTCATGTAAGAGGTATAAAATTTATGAGGGCAATTCCTCTGTTACAGCATAGACAAAATCAATTTGTGACTTTCAGAGTAGCACTAACCAAAGACAAAACACTTTGTTACATCTAACTTTTATTAACATGTTTGTGCATATTTACAACCTACTATAATTTGTATTATTCACTTTTTGCCTACACatttattttagaaaaaataatgttgaataaaagtactgtcatggACATGACATATAAAACGATCACATTGTCCAATGCATTGTCATTAAGTGAAAATTCCTGAGAACTATCAGTGTCTTGCCAAACATGCTTGGAATATAGTGCAGTTTGGACATTATGCAGATGCTGCATTCACGTTCATAGCCATAAGTTACTATTGTAAATTTCTTTTAGAAtacttgaaaataattgtgGTCATGGACATTAGAGTAAAAACAACTAGCCACCTCCACATTGGTAAATACTTGctttagtatgtactaaaacagtgacATGATAtaacacaaaaagatgatttttactCATTTAtccctgcaaagattacatttttgggtgtcaattCCACACGAGTTGCTCAGAGgcgaatagcaaaggatatcctgagtttgagtagccaattgGCAGCGTAGCCAatctatccactgttttagtatatactaattacggtattattattattattattattattattattattattatatagcaTGGTGTCAGTTGTATAAATTACTGTTTGCTTAATTCTaacaccattttttttatttgtgcttATAACAACTATCACTCCTGTGAAATTTCCCATCAATGAAAATTATAATGAATTTGAGTCATTCTTAAAAACTGCTTCTCAGGCACAAAGTGAATTTGAAACTGCAAGAGACTGTACCATAAAAGAGACTGCTGCATTTGATGAGATGCCTTTTCAATTTTTGGCAGTCCccgggtggggtgggggggggggaggcagtCCAGAAAAAGGCAAAATTGGAAAGAATACATGCATGCTTCATTCGCTTTAAAGGTACACGAATGACACCAGATACATGGAGAGAAAACTTGTCATCATCGCTACCCTCAGATTTCAGAGTAGCTCAGTtatcctcccaaccatgatacagcACAGAGGAGAGACCCCAAGACCAAGAACTCCattccctactctttgcgaatagtgtgtgggttctctTATGTCCCACAGGTTTAGGAACGTTGTACTTATccaagactagagagtctaacccattgacccctgagagtgagacttgatagattttactttgtctaatgccagacgattgtacttgtcaatggggCGCGTAAGGTGTGAATGGGacactgagtgttggtccgactGGATTTTTTTGATCCTGTGAACTCTTGCACAGTAGTCTGATGCTCACCCAACTAAGCCAACCAGtcacaaagaaagaaagaaactaaactttattattatatggcaaagccagtcttgggcaaatcccagcgctctgattggttctttctcggtcgggattttgcagTATGGACCATTTCCCTGGAAACGgtccaagccgtgtatttttgttttggagcaagGCCAAcaaattcataatttgcaaccaaaacagcgaaaaaaaactgtgaatattgtcattcttcacagtgaaactaccagaagaagctaaaaagattgaaaagataaaaagctaaaaagattgattgcactggaagtgcattttactatcagaaacaagtgccatataataaacaactcgTGGCAGGTTGTGGCAGTATCAAGGGAAAATGCAGTAACCATTTAGGTATCCAATAAATGCCTCGAgaacaaaaaacaagaaattcaaTACAATAAGATTAAAGTAAGCATTATTATTACACTGCAACTGCATTATGGTGAAAAAGGCTGTTTGTTACAAGGAAAATCTTGCACAAAATTAGTTTTCCAAGTCTGGACTACAGCATCTTAGGGAAAAAGCAACAACAGAGAAAGCATTTTTAATTTATCTTATCCGAGATGGATGTGATTACAGTTGAATCAAGCACCATGTTAAACAAGGTACATGTATGCCAGAGGTCATGCGCATTATCAGGATAAGAAAACATGTCTAACTAATGTACTCCCAGTAACAAACTCAGCAACCAAGATAAAAGAAATCTTCCGCTGAAAAAATCTTTTATGAATGATTCAAACTTTAAATTAGACTTTACATCATTTTAATGTTTTGGCCAGTTGCTAAAGACGAAGATTGGTTTCTTGTATTTTATGAAGAGACCAGACAATGTTATCCTTACAGTTGTACATTCCTTATTCAAGCTTTTTATGTTATCAGCTATGCGATTTAACACATCTCCGAATTTGCTACATCCTTTTTCAGAACTTCCCCTATGCTTTTGTAACACGTTATTTTGAATGGCATCTTTCCAAActatttttgcaattgtttgtAGTATAGTAACACTGTCTGTCAAGCGAAGAGATGTTTTTAAAGTCTCAAACAAATCAAGACGTTCATCAACAGTTTTTAAGGCCAACACTTTTTCCTTGACATATGTTTCTTCTGTTGTGCTGGTGGAAAACGTCACGTAGGTTGGTGTTGTGACATTGATAACACTTGAGATGTGACaagtgatatttaacaattagacctgtagcccgcaagggctacgggtcaatagcctcatgaggcgaagccgaatgggctattgacccgtggcccttgtgGGCTACagatctaattgttttagtatcacccaactagtcggagaGAAAAGGcagtaataaagttagcaaatgcaagttgaagaaatatttatttgggaataaaacgaaagaaagcgtcacgctttttgcCACTCGAGGAccattactaatagtcctctagtagcgtagccaattaaaatgcaggatttgcattagttcactagttgggtgataccagaaacccacaagggtttaacgtgtaacggccccttgtgtgctgggaaacaagcttctgaatattcaatttgctaagtaccatatttggaacaacaagagcgaggggtttccaaatatggtacttagcactgaaacattcaagcaatcagttcgcactgaatattcggaaactgtgaacgcgcgttacacgtttcaactcttatgggtttctggtgatactaaatagatttagccCAAGATTATTTATTCTCACTGCCTATAGgcttagtgaaaaaaaaaggtttcgaattgtccgcgttttgatgtttccgaaTGCTGccttaataattaaatcattttctttgctttcttctatagaaaaatgcattgcctaactagtggattccatggtaaattttatGCTAAAAACCGATaacgcatgaatcacgaagcgatgagtacgatatcggtttttcgagtgaaatttactttggaattcagcagtttggcaatgaatttttcttgtgCATGAGTTTAACAGTGCCGACACTCGAACCGTgataggctcgattaccagccgctgtttcgggaaataagccagcgctcactcccgaaatctcggccgtctcttctcggggaggatacccgaactcgagtgagcggcggaaatcgagcctaacaCCGTGAACGCTATGGCTTTATTTTCACATAATTTGTACTTTATTTTCACTTATTTAGTAgttattttttacattttaacaGAACTAACCAATCACATCCATGAACCGAAGTAATGGAACAgagattttttttcccttttttccgtgtttttaTCATTCCACGCAACACAACGTTTGAGACGCTTTTCGGTCAGCGGGACGGTTAGCGGTTATACATGTATTACAACCAACGTTTGCGGGTTTTTTGGCGGGAATTCATTTGCCCTCACTGAAGTCAGATTGGGGTTTTCAGTTCACCGCGAAATGGCCTACGTTCCAGAAAATTGGATACTTTTGTTGAATTTATAATTAAGCTCTTTTGGGAAAGAAAAAAtgacctttttttttgtcttagAATAATTAGGTCAGTGTAATCTCAGGATTAATCAGCAACAAGTCATCTACGACAATGGAAGCGCGTTACCAAATATTTATCGAGACAGAATTCTTGATCTCGTATGATCTCCACCCACCAGGGATTTTCCCAAAGACAAATTTCAGGCACAGCGCGAGTTAGTATTGGCTATGTCAATAAAGTTGTTCAAAACTATGTCGACAACAACACGTCTCTTCCTCCGACGCGAAAATTTAATAGCGACTCGTAATGTTTTTACACAAGACGTCGTCGATTACACTGAATCCGAGAAAGTTATGCAAGCCCAGTCAaaatattaaggacggtgcctactattgttattgcgcatacgttctgcgcatctccagacactcggatttcctatcgccgatgcttactaatacagggatattattgcgcggtttaaaactatccggagaaagtagatcttagtaagtactcttggtattcaaaaagaaaattgggggtaaccatgcatttttgagagataattaagcttcaatttgagaaagaacgccatacattgctttgtattttaaagcttttgacaaatattattcatgaattatctttgaaaaatgcgtggttacccccaattttctctttggatttcaataactacatttcctgcataatcacacaccagggcaaaaatacctttaattagtaggcaccgtacttaacttaatttttgcTAAAATTTTATACAAAATATTAACTTTACTTGTGGTGCAATTTTGCCAACTCTTCATGATGTCCTGTGGCATTAAAATTAACTTACCACTCTTTACAGCTGAGACAACAAGTGCCCGCAGGTCAGCAACAGGATACTTATGATCTGAACATGGGACAATGGTGCTCTTTAATCTCTTCTTGTCATGTCTCTGGCTGCCATGATTGTTAGTGGGTAATTTAAAAAACTGTATCGGTAGATATTAGTGTAATCTTATAAAATTAGTTGAAAACACCGTCACTATTATTAACAAAATAGAGCCATGAATTGTACAAAAGAACATGTAGCCAGTTGTTGCTCTTACTTCATGACAGCAGCCAGATGAACAGCTGCATCCTGAATGACAAAATTTGTGCAAGAAAACACTACCACCGCTGATAAAAAACTCCCCCTGTATTTTAAATCCAATATTCTcctaaagtctctgcttacgagccaggaggcccatcaggccggcgcttatctccggttttcgtagcatgaagcgactaagtAGTATTTCTACTCTCCCTGGATGGGaagccagtccatcgcagggttaccacCAGCGttagattcgccggtacccatttatacacctgggtagaagaggcaccgtgagagtaaagtgccttgcccaagaacacaaaacaatgttcccggccaggacccgaacctggaccactcgatccggagtcgagcactcaaTATCCTCCTACCTGTCTTTAaatcttttcttcctttttttgagCACTTTATATTGGACAAACGTTTGAAGCAAAATGACAAAACACTCACTCAAAACTCACTTCGGACTTGGAGTTTTCGTTATCACATGTTTAAAGTTGcattatttaaaatttaaaagtttgCATTAcagaaaaaagacatttttaaaGTCACAAGAATCAAATTGTCTAGGGAAATCTTGCCCAAGGCTTCGGCAAAATGCCTTTCGAACGTTCGCGTTAGTTACTTTACGAGTGTAGAAAACGCGGCAGGTCTTTTCTACGGGGAACAGGTAACATGTGACAGATAAaaggtaacgggtaacaggTAGCGGGTGGTGGGTAACAGACAAAAAACGTTTACTCTGCAGGCTATGAACGCTAATCCTCCCTTCAGACGAGTATCAGGAAGACAGCCCTGTATTAAGCGCTCAACCTATATTTAGCGGTCAGTTGTCAAAGTCCCGAAAATTACTTCCCTTAATTACTGTAATTTTTAAGCGGTCACTGATGACATCTTTT
This genomic interval carries:
- the LOC137978976 gene encoding protein STPG4-like, translating into MANMLVQMPFQDSGLNTGYQSQLRTPLTTVSGIRSKSPYYEEPVSDREGWWRSTLKDTPVPGTYDLKDFVEDLHTNPIRITYGFKNAGRKRDADPSRKGSYLMPGLYKHSTCVDQLEKQEVSYNFKACDRYHTPTALVGYIDKEFTNSQISPTTYYSGYEYVPKLPSKHPAFKSQEHRFPTIYFKPREGPPPGQYKLSKDPILPKGPNVTSPFKSRTPRFAQPHVLKTPGPGTYCKTYQTPMPDTIKKMARNYGLFFTSGSYGAY